The sequence TTATGGTTTTTAGATTTGTCGGGTCGGGCAGGTAAAaagatgaaacctataaaaaaagtTTACAAGGCTACATGCCAATCAATTCTAATTGATTTATTAGTTTATCATATCTATCTCTGATCTCATTTTTTGTCATAATCTATGTTTTTtccatttctcctcgacttcatatgattatgcatgcttgagaaatagttcacgACAATAGGTAAAAAGAGAAGATAAATAGATAAAAAacgaaatggatcaagaattacagattattaaactttaggaaaacacaaatctatgtaaatttagAATAATTTATATCACCAAAGGGAGAAACATAATCCTTGAagctaacagattttgcaagattaatctgattgattttgaagtaattttgtgTTTCAGATTTGTTATAAATTTGGTGAACGACCtttgatgatttatttcttttcgaATAAGGGACACTACTTTGttttgaagaagttaatgaaatGGTGTTCTATTACGCATAGACCCATAAGATTTTGAAGAATTGGTTAACATTTAACTGTATTTGTCCTAAAAGATTATATGACTAACCAACACCTCAAAAATATTTATACTTGGATCAACTAGATCGATTTTTAGCAAACAGTTATGATATGTATAAAACGATGGATATATTTGAAATAccggcacgggttaagccctatctataatacaaaacaaagttagGCTAAGTTTGCCtatgttagtggtggtcaggatttgtccagacaaggataaatcaagggttgtggttctGCAGACCACCCCTTCCAACTCGCACGTGTGGCGGTCCAGATTTGTTCTTGCAAGAGACAAATCTACGGCTGTGGTTGATCACGCTAGTTCACATCCCCACTCCCTTCGTCCGAATTAATGCTTATCAGTTTTGCCCAAATACCCTCTTCGCTTAAAAGCGTTCTGTGATCTCAATTCCCATTCATTTTCCCCTTAGTATTCTCTGATCTTCAGCTTACCAAAAACCTAGGTATTGTCTCAATCGGCTTTTGTTCATGAGACATTATTATTCTATATTCATTTGATTTTATTGAAAGATGGGAAATCCCACTGGAGGAGGAACCAGATCTGTTTGGATTTCTTTACATCTCTTATTTTAGGCCATGTTCTTCTTCCCTTCAAATACAAGTTTGAGATTATTAATTGATGTTTATATTTTGACTGACTATTTGTATGAAAGTGCGGAATGAAGATTGGGGTTCTTTATTGGAAGTTGTTTTCTTCTCAAATTTAAGGTATATCTATTCTTAAATTTAGTAACATGCAATTTTTTTAGTTGATGCCATTACAAAATTTATGATTAATCTGTTGATTTTTGTATGTGTTGAATTTATCTTCTTGGATTTTGAAGTGAATAATTCTTTTCCGATGAAACTCTTGGTTGTTGTTGGAGACTCAAAGTTTCTCATAGCATTAAGCCATTAGCCAACACAAACAAAAGAATGTGGTATCTGATTCTTTACCTTTTCTTACGTAGCTAATTCTCTTAGCAATAACGGAAGAACTCAAAGCTTTTTCTTTAACAGAAATCGCTTTTCATTCCAAATCCGAGTGTTGCCTAACCATCCATGCCAAAGTAAGTCTATCTATCAGCAATTGCTCTTATAATTTTTCGATTAGAATCTCAAACCTTGGTATTTATGGCAATACTTTTTACTAATTAAGCTATGTTTATGATGTGACCAATTTCTTGGAATACTAGTTTCTTGGAAGACCAATTTCTTGGAAGAACATCCAGGAGGAAAAGATAGTATATTAAAATCTGGAGGTAATTGTTTTATGGAATTACTTTGACATAATTTTAAGAACAACTTTAGATTTTTCTTGGGGTTTATTTATTGTGGTTTTTGTAATGGTTTGATGGACTGTTACGATACTAGGATGTCTGGATATGCCTCCCTACTTCTTTGCACCAGCTTTTACGTGTGTGGGTTTCATAATGGTTTGTTAACCTAATTAACATTCACttttgttgatttggaagatgatgttctTAATCTTCCATAAAAGGGTTGCTCATATACAATATTGAGAGAAATCGTGAGGCTATAAATTGCTGAAATAGAGAGGAGAGAGATAAATGTGACTACGTGTGTGGTAATTACTTTGACATTCATCCTTGGTTTCTCCTTTCCGTCGCCAGTCTACCTTCTTAACTGTTCCTCACGAATAGGCTAgccattggaaaaaaaaaacaatttatgTTGCATAGAAGGTAATTTACCACATAACCTCTGTTATCTTTTAGGGTTCCCTCTGTATATTATTTTTACAGTACATGGTTTTAATAATTctgatgaaattcagcttcgaACTGATCCAATCAGTGTTGATTTAGGTGAAGCAGTCCTGAATGATAAATTTATAATTTTAGTCGTTTAAAGTAGAAAAAAGTGTCTAAAACTAATATGTGTTAGACGTATGATAGATTTGACTGTGAAATCCCCATCAATGACATGACATGTGACTTTGTTTCATGCCAGtcataaaatattttccttttgCGTTTCAAATTATGGATCCATTAAAAACCAGGATGCCTAATATAGTGAATGCACTGATCTTTTTATTCCATATTTGGGTAtgaatttacttttttttttgttacttgCTTAATCAAACCCGATGTTATATGCGATATAGTTCTTGGCTGTCTCAATTGTGCAAGAATGTTGAGTAAGCTGCGAAGTTGATGAGAAAGATGAGTGTAAAAGGTTTTTTATATGATCTCATTACATACTCAAGGCTATCAGAAAAGTTGACAAGGAAAATATACATATACTGATTTAAGGATAGCTTGGTATGTCGCTTCTCTCTTGATTTACTCACACACATTTTGATATCAAAGGTCAACATTGAAAAGCAAGTAAAAACACTACTCTTTTGAAAGATAAACTGTCCTTAAAAGTCCACTTGCACAAATATTCGAGAGCCACTTGAAGCTAATGAACTCTATGGCCCTTTCTGCGCAAAGATGGAAATTGATACTCAAAAAAGGTGGGGTCCTGTATTTGATGTTGCAATAACCTGCTGAGTGAGTGAATATAAATTTAATCTGTCCGGTCTAATGGGATTGAATATAAGTTTCAGCTGTCCAAAGGAAGTGAATGTAAATCTTATAGGTTGCTGCTTCTGTTGTATTTCTTTCTATATTTACGACCCAGCTAAGTATGTATCTTTGGATACAACTCAAATTTAGTAGGGTTGTGTTGCTGAGCAACAAGCTATTTTTTGGCTCCTCAAGAGGGGCAGTTGAGTAGGAGAATAAGTACTTTCTCAGCAATTAGAAGTGAGAATAAATAAGGAATCTAAAGATCAATACTTTAGCAAAATTTCTTCTTCAGAAATCCATTTGTCTTACTTTGAAGATACTGAAAATACTGAGTATGAATAAAAATgttctttttgttcctttaccGTTACTGAGAAATACTGATCTTTTCATTTGCCAGCAAAATCAGTGGATTCTAGGCATTGCTTGGAGGTATAGATATCAAATGTGGTCTATAAAAAGTGTAAGTGTGAGCAAGTGTGTAACAATGTGACATCAAGCTCGATTTGTCGTCCAGAGTGAACCTTGAAACTCATTTTTTACGGCAAATCGAGGGTTGAATGTaaccttttatttattttgaagcatCGATTTTTTTTCTATGATAACGTAATTTGTTGGTTACTTGCATCTTGAAATCTGGAACACATAAACAAAGCCTTCAGATAGACTCGGATGATGATGAAGAGCAGGAAAACCAGAACCATCTGCAAGTTTGGGAACAATACGAAGAGCTCTTACTAGATGCTCATGACACTATGACTGAGAATGTAAAGGAACATATAAAGGAAGCTGAAACCGAGAAGGAAATTGCAATGGTAGGATACTATCTGGAACAGCTATAACTGAAAGGACCACTATTTTAACGAGGCACGGAAACTATGGTGGAGCTGGATTAATAAGGGGGCATATGAGGGATCGCAATATTCTGAAATTTAGGGTAATTTTACTGAAGTTTGATGCCCATCTAAATTTACAGTGGGATTCTGTTGCTTTTATTATTACGTTATTTAGACTTTTCTTAACAGTTCGTGTTTTTAGGGATCGTATGTTGATCACCGAGCGTTTTTACATTATCAAGATGTAGTATCCGAGGTTAAATGTTAATGACTGTTTCCCCACTTGGGTTGGGTTTTAGTTTGAGATTTTGAAAATATGCCAAAAAGTTTCAAAATGGGTGACAGTATGACGTgagtttaaagaaaaaaaatggatacGTACAGTTTGGAGAGCACACTGGGTACATATTCCAACGGAAATGGTGAATCCAATTTAAAGAAATGTCTGTGTTCCTGATGGCTAAAAAGAAATCATTTCTTGTGTTTCGAAGAATTGCAGTAACTATATATGCTCCTGTAGCTATTGGCTCAATGCCCTATGGAAGGAAGTGTCTTACTTGCATACCTTCCATGTTTTCTTAACAAGAAGCTACTCGATTAAGTTACTTACAAGCTCTGTTTAAGTAAATTACAATGATGATATTACTAAGAACTCGCGAGGAAAAGGTGCATTATGATAACATTACTCAAATAAATTCAGGATATACGGTGAGAGATCCCAATTGAATCAGAGTTAACAAACTATATAAATTTTTACTGGACATTGGAGGAGAAATGCTTCTGCCTTGCACTTCACCATCCTGATGCCTTGAAGATTGGCTTAGCTTATGACCTTACTTACCTCACCTAGCAATGATAAAGCAGAGGCAATCTATGATGAAATCCTGGTGATTGGCAACACTTTGTACGTTTTCAGACTCAACAAAGCAATAACAAGCTAATATGAGGCTGTGACCAAAAAAACTCACACGGGGAATTTTAGTGGTCCTTACCAATTATACAATATATCCAATGATGAGAAATACATCTAAATTGGTGGTTGTCACATTGGTGGTCGAAGAAGAACTAAATATGAACCTAAAAAACCGAAAAATGGAACTGGATCACTATTTCCGTCGAAATTTTGTTGTTCAGTGTTTCCTCTCAAAACAAATTATGAATCATGCGCTGGGAATATTGAACCTAGGATATAAGTATTACCACTTGAAGTTTTACCGCCACCAATGTGTTACGTTCCCCACTTATTCTTTGAATAAGAATATCAGTGAGGGATTATTGAACTGGTGGGCATTGAGTATCATTGTAGAAAATGAATTGCAATGGTGGATgtggggaagaaaaatattttcagTGTAAGGGTTTCTACTATTTGCCATCTGTTTTCATTTTCCTTTTTGGATTTTAGGTGTAGACATTTAATAACGCTATCTCTTCTGATTGCCTAACTCCACCTAGTTTATGCAACTCCCACCTCTATTGTTATAATTGAAGATTATGAAATGACTATTCGAATTTTGAAACTGAAATATAAAGATGGACGATAACTTGAATGCTTTCCATTATAAACCATTAATGCCCAAATGTATATTTAAGGTGGTAGAAGAATTGAGGTTTCACCTGAAACACAAAGCTATACCACATCATGGAAGCGCAGATAAAGCATTAGCTCATTATAATCAGTGaacctaaattaaacagtgtTATGGAGTTAAGATTTGGTTTATCACAAAGATTGTATTTCTTCAGTTTGAGCATCCGGCGTTTAAATATTAAAAAACAAGGGAAAACAACATAAGGGAAATCCCTAGGATTTCTATGATAAAACCATATTTAATATACATCAGACTAGAAGGAGTTGATAAGTCTTAGGGACGAAATTTATACGATATTAAAAATGAACTAATATCGAGGTCCGTACCATTACGACACGGGTTAAGGGCTAGTATTCATATAAGATAAAACAAGTTTTGCCTTGGCTTGGTACACCCCCACAAAATCTGGCACCCCGTTAGCAGCCTGGCATTTCTCGTCCGCAACCTTGATAAATAATGAAACATAACACCAACAAAATGTTTCAAGGCGATTATTCCCCTCAGATGAAAAGATAAAAGACCCACAAATTTCTGCTAGCATCTCTCAAACCTCTACAATGACGAATGATCATCAAAAGAAATACAACTCCAGCCCAGACCTCTTCTGTCAGCTGTTCTGGCTTTATTGAAGTGGTGTCAGGTCTATAATACATAAAGTCACGATGTAGTGTGTGACATATACGCATGGAATCAGATGTCTGAACAAGGAAAAGCTCATCCCATAGAAGTCAGGTCTAAGAACCAAAAGAACAAAAACATTACTTATATATGATTTACTGAATCTAAGAACCTAAAGAACAAAAACATTACTTATATATGATTTACTGAATGAGAGAACATGTGAAGCTTCACTTCACACCATACTTCAACCTGCTGCAAGCCTGCAGCAGACTTGGAGCCTTAAGTTCACAGCTCCTTATTTCTGGCTTTTGGGctttataaaaaataataaaaataaagcagtcacttcaaaaatatataaagaaaacATAATACGAAGAAAATATATGGCCTTCTTAGATCATGCAAGTAGAATGTGATCttcaaggacaaatcattactttgATTCAAAGTTTGGTTCAAAAATAAATACATGTTCTGCTACATCCTGTTTTAGTATTTCTTGGTACATAAAATTCAAACATAACCTCCTTCAATAAACAAAGCAACTAATTTTTTTAAGGAGTCAGCATCAATTCTGTTTGCAAACAAAGGCACCATGACTGAAGATCCCATCAGCAACTTGCTGAATACAAGCATTTCCTCCTAAAGATTATGCTCCATCTCCTAGAGTTCTCTTTGAGGTACTGATGTATAGAACTGAAAGGGGAAAGAACAAAGAAAGAAAGTCAAGGTATTAGTAGCATATCATCTCAGTGCATACAAATCTCAAGTgttacagaaaaagaaaaaaaaaaggtatctTACCATTGTTTCCTCGAATAAAAGCATCGCCATATTTGTTTTTCAACTGACCATTGACATATTCCTCTGTTTGCTCCATTGCTATATTCATATACCCATCTAAACAAGCAAGAATGCCTGCAAAAATCAAGAAAAGAGCCACTGACTTTAAGACACGTGGGAATTTTAGATATATAACGCACCTTATGGAAATGCCAGTAGAATGCATCAATCTTAAAATGTTTCGAAATAGCATATCACCGAAAGAAGGCATAAAGTTGAAGAGAGGAAGGATTTTCTTGTGAAAGGAACTCGTATGTGTGTTTGCATATTAAGACTGAAGGTTTGACCAATGAGGACCCATTAAGATATGGAACGTATGAATGTCAAACTGCGAAAAAGTCGTATGAAGGCTAAAGGAGATACGAGACAACTATCCTAGTTATATAAAATAGGAAATAGCCATACTGATTCCACTGCAACAAGTTAAGACAAAAAAACACTCAGTGGCAGAACTACATGAAGACACACATATTTCCAACTTTAAGAATGTACTCACTTCCCAAGCAATGTGTGGAAGCcatttcaaacacaaaattaggcAATGAATATATTTTAACAAGACCTAGAACACCTAAAATTCGTGAGATAATGCACTATTTTTCTACCTACCTTACGCTGTTCTGCTCCTTACCCTGCCTAGCCTGGGCAACTCCAAattcccaaaaataaaaagacTGAAAAACTCAGTGTCTTACAATAAGGTTCCCTTTAGCTTACACAAACTTCTACCTTCTGCACCATAAGACCTCTAGCTTTTATACTAGATATAGTTTGTGTTGCCGTGATGAGCAGCAAAGGTCATGATACTGTAGGTGTATGTATTAATTGCACACAACACCAATGTATGTATCGTGTAACGCTATACATATGCTAGGTAGGTCAAGATAAGTCTTAGATGATTAAAATTTGTTCTTGTTCTTCAGTAACCTTGCCTAACTTTTctcccaaaaacctaaaaacactagtATTCACTGTATTTCGTAATCAACCGTGATGTTTTTTTAGAACAGTACAAGCAAAAcattaaaccctaatttgaaaaataatatcaataaataaataaataaaaatctaagGATCGCCCAAAGGAGTACTAGCTGGATATCAGGAATAAAACAGTGAAGATATACGCACCTCTGTAATCGACACCAGAGTTGAGCTTAACGACAACAGGACGACCTCGAATAGATTTGAGAAAATCAGATGGTGTTTTTGTGGAGCTTGATCCCCCACCTGAAAACTTGTCTCCACCGCCGCCAATACTTCCTCCTCCGCTCATGCTGACTTCTGTTGATGTTGATAGTAGTAGCAGAAGTAGTAAGCAGTGCGAATCGGGGTTTTCACTTTTGCACTTGCTTCCTCTTCTTAAAACTTAAAAATCTACTAGAGCGACGGTCTAGAAAGAATAATTCCCGAAAATTTGTCTACAGATAAAATCTATATTGCTTCCGAAAACGGGCCCTGGGTTCGAGACCTCAAACACAAAGCCCAACATAATCAACGGACACAAAGCCcttgtcatcatcatcattatcattacTAGCAAAGACGCACGACGCAATGTGAATGAATGAGTCGAATGACGTCTCATTTCATTACCAGTGAACATATTGGTTATTTTTTTTGGTGGCTAGTTTGGGACCTAGGCTATTTATTTCATTACTATAGATTTCTTCATCCACCAAATAAAGAAGGATAAAGGATGTTTGAAGTGTATTAAAATATTAAATTACGCTTATACATTCTTAATAATTCCAACTATCTAAAACAAACACTCAATCATTTCTATTAAAAATAAATCATTTCTACTAAAAATATTCAATCAAAAAACTAAAATCCaattcatcaaaatcaaaaactaaaacctaatcacaaacaacaattcaatactctattttttggtttttgaaaaatattttggggATAAACAAATTCGAGTGCTTGAGTTATATCCTTTTTATTCGTTCCTTTTAAGAGGGTTTCATCAACGATTTAACTATGAATCTCTAAAAATTTtcattaaattttttttgaaaccaaagtaGAATTGGTTGATATAAGcattaacataaaccgattgttgatgatgttcccCGGAATCGATAGATATGGTACATCTACgtacataaaccgattttgggttgaTGTGATGACCATCAACCACAGTCGGTTTATGCTAATGCACACATCAACTGATTCATTAACCATGTTTGAATTTTTGCacaaatcttgaaatttttatctttatattataGAACATGAAATTGCGAATtaaacgcaaaaagaatgaggtcattccgacatcggacgaagaagttatgagcaaaacggTCGAAGAAATTAAATGCCCAAATTTGCAATCGGTTTACGTGGGCATTTATGTAAACCGATTGTAGcggaaaaaaaatcacaaaaaaactcTTGAATTTTACAATCATTTTAGTTcatgcacttgtaaaccgattatgggttgtgttttttcaacaaaaaaaatttaaaaaaaatcatgttttgatgatgaatcaagattagttgatttctaggttaacatgattaaatattaattaatcacccaaattaacactaattaataaggAGTAATTTAGCCATTtagtaaaatagttggataagggggttatccattttacttctaaatatatatttttgtctTGTAGGCGTAGGCCCCAAATTAGccagacttttttttttaagctgtacataaataaaattatgtagTTCTGGGGCTTCAGTGGGGAATTATTGTGGTACTACAACTTGCTCTTACgtcttgatttatttttttagtagCTCTCTTATTCTCAGGAACTCATAAGCATTTTTCCGTCTTTCTATTGTGCTTCATGTTATGTTCCTGCTATTGAATTCGTCCAATTCTCATCACTATCtgtacaatgacatacaatagacaaagtcctcgtaaacaaaagttttatcctttcttccatcaaaatatgacataaaaagcttttaatttttgtaatgtcaaaagttcattcattcttttatgaatacatgcatatcgacatacgaaagacttaacttttgacaaagtatgggacaatcatagttcacggacacaaacacacatatcccaaaacatattgcaatatataaaaccataaagattaatactgcaaaaatcatcttccaaacaattttagaatttaaacaaataaacctaaaacaacgaagacgaaaacgttggacatagctatgtgtaatcacaataatggctattccaaaaaccagttattcttcctaaaacacaagaaataaaattctcataagaagatttactagacaaaataaaatcaaagttcattgagaacctcatacctttcaatgaatccatgaaagaaggtatcactgatttcctttactctcgtGACCTTAGAcactccatgttcgtgagttagaacactgaCTTTACGACcaacaacccgagcaagatgTCTAGCCTTGACAtaatccatgatgagcttcttttgattacgtatcagaatattctgattacaAGCATTCTGgactgaccatctaagagttggtttatttgcagttgaagatttgaaaacttgacctttgaatcgttctgaaaacaaattaaatccttgacataaTCATCAATCCAATAAttatgatcctttctttcaagcatcttctttataACCATCTCTTGAATCGATTCACGTctttgagtgtcttcctccatatcaagatgcacaatctcttgagattttgcagagttctccatatgaattttttgttagggaaggaataacacaatatatatatatctgtGTGTGTGTGTGCGTGTGATTATCAACAGGAGAAAGAACTCTTGttaaggaaaccctatgaactcacaagaggaGGACACGACGTTTATCGGTGTCGTAACCAcaccaaattaattaatatttttttcacctaattaacaagtaatatagtgtagtcaagttcgttcccacgaggagcaagaggttttagttgtttagttgtcacaaaagggggggttggttttgaaaagcaaaagaaaataaacaaagcaattaaaagtgaatgttgaaaccaataagagagattagatcaaggaatccttcttcgctgcaaaacaataaatcaagttatgttattttccactttttattagtcacatattatcaccaaccgtaggtaaagcagctagctcagtgctaaacccctaaatccctaataGCACCGGGTacgaa is a genomic window of Papaver somniferum cultivar HN1 unplaced genomic scaffold, ASM357369v1 unplaced-scaffold_137, whole genome shotgun sequence containing:
- the LOC113334907 gene encoding U6 snRNA-associated Sm-like protein LSm6, with translation MSGGGSIGGGGDKFSGGGSSSTKTPSDFLKSIRGRPVVVKLNSGVDYRGILACLDGYMNIAMEQTEEYVNGQLKNKYGDAFIRGNNVLYISTSKRTLGDGA